The following are from one region of the Thermococcus cleftensis genome:
- a CDS encoding adenylate kinase family protein, whose product MIIAVTGTPGVGKTTVSKLLSERLGYEYVSVKDFALERGIGERVGDELEIDVDELADAMAGEFKGRDVVIDGHLSHFVPADVVVVLRAHPRLIAERLEKRGYPRKKLAENVEAELVDVILVEALEENENVLEVDTTGKTPEQVVEEIIGLIEKGITRRVGVVDWSGVYDDVLPYLDLGG is encoded by the coding sequence ATGATAATAGCAGTAACCGGAACTCCCGGCGTTGGAAAGACGACGGTTTCAAAGCTCCTCAGCGAGAGGCTCGGCTACGAGTACGTGAGCGTCAAGGACTTCGCCCTCGAGCGGGGCATCGGGGAGAGGGTTGGGGACGAGCTAGAGATAGACGTGGACGAGCTGGCCGATGCAATGGCCGGGGAATTCAAAGGAAGGGACGTCGTGATAGACGGCCACCTGAGCCACTTCGTTCCAGCCGATGTCGTGGTCGTCCTTCGCGCCCACCCGAGGCTCATCGCCGAGAGGCTCGAGAAGAGAGGCTACCCGAGGAAAAAGCTGGCCGAGAACGTCGAGGCCGAGCTGGTCGATGTTATCCTCGTCGAGGCCCTTGAGGAGAACGAGAACGTCCTCGAGGTGGACACCACCGGAAAAACGCCCGAGCAGGTCGTGGAGGAGATAATCGGTCTGATTGAAAAGGGTATTACGAGGCGCGTTGGGGTCGTGGACTGGAGCGGGGTGTATGACGATGTTCTCCCGTACCTCGACCTCGGTGGCTGA
- a CDS encoding methionine adenosyltransferase produces MAEKVRNIVVEELVRTPVEMQRVELVERKGIGHPDSIADGIAEAVSRALSREYIKRYGIILHHNTDQVEVVGGRAYPQFGGGEVIKPIYILLSGRAVEMVDREFFPVHEVAIKAARDYLKRAVRHLDLENHVVIDSRIGQGSVDLVGVFNKAKENPIPLANDTSFGVGYAPLSETERIVLETERLLNSDEFKKKWPAVGEDIKVMGLRKGDEIDITIAAAIVDSEVANPDEYMAVKDAIYEAARSVAEEHTERKVNIYVNTADDPEKGIYYITVTGTSAEAGDDGSVGRGNRVNGLITPNRHMSMEAAAGKNPVSHVGKIYNLLSMLIANDIAEQVEGVEEVYVRILSQIGKPIDEPLVASVQVIPKKGYSLETIQKPAYEIADAWLADITKIQKMILEDKLNVF; encoded by the coding sequence ATGGCTGAAAAGGTTAGGAACATCGTCGTTGAGGAGCTTGTAAGGACCCCGGTTGAGATGCAGAGGGTAGAGCTCGTCGAGAGGAAGGGAATAGGCCACCCCGACAGCATTGCCGACGGCATAGCCGAGGCCGTCAGCAGGGCCCTCAGCAGGGAGTACATCAAGCGCTATGGGATTATCCTCCACCACAACACCGACCAGGTCGAGGTCGTCGGTGGCAGGGCCTACCCGCAGTTCGGCGGCGGCGAGGTCATAAAGCCGATTTACATACTCCTCTCGGGAAGGGCCGTCGAGATGGTTGACAGGGAGTTCTTCCCGGTCCACGAGGTCGCGATAAAGGCCGCCCGCGACTACCTCAAGAGGGCCGTCAGGCATCTCGACCTCGAGAACCACGTCGTCATAGACTCCCGCATCGGGCAGGGAAGCGTGGACCTCGTGGGGGTTTTCAACAAGGCCAAGGAGAACCCGATTCCGCTCGCCAACGACACTTCCTTCGGTGTCGGCTACGCCCCCCTCAGCGAGACCGAGAGGATAGTCCTCGAGACCGAGAGGCTCCTCAACAGCGATGAGTTCAAGAAGAAGTGGCCAGCGGTGGGAGAGGACATCAAGGTCATGGGCCTCAGGAAGGGCGACGAGATAGACATAACCATCGCCGCCGCAATAGTGGACAGCGAGGTTGCCAACCCTGACGAGTACATGGCCGTCAAGGACGCCATCTACGAGGCCGCCCGCTCCGTTGCGGAGGAGCACACCGAGAGGAAGGTGAACATCTACGTGAACACCGCCGACGACCCCGAGAAGGGAATCTACTACATCACCGTCACAGGAACCAGCGCCGAGGCAGGTGACGACGGAAGCGTCGGCAGGGGCAACCGCGTGAACGGCCTGATAACCCCGAACAGGCACATGAGCATGGAGGCAGCTGCCGGAAAGAACCCGGTCAGCCACGTTGGAAAGATATACAACCTCCTCTCGATGCTCATAGCCAACGACATAGCCGAGCAGGTTGAAGGGGTTGAGGAGGTCTACGTCAGGATACTGAGCCAGATAGGCAAGCCCATCGACGAGCCCCTCGTAGCTAGCGTTCAGGTCATACCGAAGAAGGGCTACAGCCTGGAAACCATTCAGAAGCCCGCATATGAGATAGCCGACGCCTGGCTCGCCGACATAACGAAGATACAGAAGATGATCCTCGAGGACAAGCTGAACGTCTTCTGA
- a CDS encoding translin family protein has product MEMKEIIEEIRAVLDEKDSLREEALKLTREIVRLSGDAVKALHRGEVERARERLELAGRKVAELREMLSDHRDLYHTGYVQSAHQEFVEASLFFAYITGEEYPSPGELGVPHADYALGIGDFIGELRRHFLLLLLAGDIEGAEKTYRTMEETYEELMTLEYPKGLVNVRVKQDQARGILERTLEDLTRAKLSKSLEDKLTQVQNYVNQ; this is encoded by the coding sequence ATGGAGATGAAGGAGATAATCGAAGAGATAAGAGCGGTTCTCGACGAGAAGGATTCACTCAGGGAGGAAGCCCTCAAACTCACGAGGGAGATAGTCCGGCTCAGCGGGGACGCGGTAAAGGCGCTCCACAGGGGTGAGGTCGAGAGGGCAAGGGAGAGGCTCGAACTCGCCGGCAGAAAGGTTGCGGAGCTGAGGGAGATGCTCTCCGACCACAGGGACCTGTACCACACCGGCTACGTTCAGAGCGCCCACCAGGAGTTCGTTGAGGCGAGCCTGTTCTTTGCCTACATAACCGGTGAGGAATATCCCTCGCCCGGGGAGCTTGGGGTTCCCCACGCCGATTACGCCCTCGGAATAGGGGACTTCATCGGTGAGCTGCGGAGGCATTTTCTGCTTCTCCTTCTGGCTGGAGACATAGAGGGGGCGGAAAAGACCTACCGCACGATGGAGGAAACCTACGAGGAGCTGATGACGCTGGAATATCCGAAGGGACTTGTAAACGTCCGCGTGAAGCAGGATCAGGCCAGGGGCATACTCGAGAGGACCCTCGAGGACCTGACGAGGGCCAAGCTGAGCAAAAGCCTGGAGGACAAGCTCACTCAAGTGCAGAATTATGTAAACCAATAA
- a CDS encoding endonuclease V has protein sequence MAKAQEKLSARVVEKPLDLSAIKTVAAVDVAYKEDTARAGFVLCSFPECAVVKAKFMEMEVSAPYVPTFFFLRETRPVLLAVRGESFDVLLVEGHGKAHPRGYGLASHIGLLVGRPTIGVAKRPLRGSPRNSFKRVGKAYVSVGHLINLESALRIVESLLDEGYPMPLKLADRLSKRGRI, from the coding sequence ATGGCCAAAGCCCAGGAAAAGCTCTCCGCGAGGGTAGTGGAAAAACCGCTCGATTTGTCCGCCATAAAAACGGTCGCGGCTGTCGATGTGGCTTATAAAGAGGACACCGCGCGGGCGGGTTTTGTCCTCTGCTCATTCCCAGAATGTGCCGTTGTGAAGGCCAAGTTCATGGAGATGGAGGTTTCGGCCCCTTACGTCCCGACTTTTTTCTTTCTGAGGGAGACACGGCCGGTTCTTCTCGCCGTCAGGGGGGAGAGCTTTGACGTCCTTCTCGTTGAGGGACATGGAAAAGCCCACCCAAGGGGATACGGTTTGGCCTCCCACATTGGCCTCCTGGTAGGGCGGCCCACGATTGGAGTTGCCAAGAGACCCCTGAGAGGCTCCCCGAGGAATTCGTTCAAAAGGGTGGGAAAAGCTTATGTAAGCGTCGGGCATCTCATCAACCTGGAGTCGGCGTTGAGAATCGTGGAGTCCCTCCTTGATGAGGGCTATCCCATGCCTTTAAAGCTGGCGGACAGACTGTCCAAGAGGGGAAGGATATGA
- a CDS encoding DUF120 domain-containing protein, with translation MKRIKLLISLARRGAVGNKVKVTMRELAEELGTSPQSVLRLLDEMEEEGLLERSVDGKKTRVEISPKGLEFLEELCDAISGVLYNGVIIGEVISGIGEGAYYVRQYSRLIREYLGFDPYPGTLNVRVLFPKTVFDALCGVRPVILPGFVKDGRTFGDVKAYRVRIGEVEGAIVIPSRTVHPPKIAEIVAPVYLREKLDLNDGDRITIRVVKP, from the coding sequence ATGAAGAGGATAAAACTGCTCATCTCTCTCGCCCGCAGGGGCGCGGTGGGAAACAAGGTGAAGGTCACGATGCGCGAGCTGGCGGAGGAGCTGGGAACCTCTCCGCAGTCCGTCCTCAGGTTACTTGACGAGATGGAAGAGGAGGGCCTGCTCGAGAGGTCCGTCGATGGAAAGAAGACCCGCGTGGAGATAAGCCCCAAGGGCCTCGAGTTTCTGGAGGAGCTGTGCGACGCCATATCCGGCGTCCTATACAACGGCGTGATAATCGGAGAGGTAATATCGGGAATCGGCGAGGGGGCCTACTACGTGCGCCAGTACTCGCGCCTGATAAGGGAGTACCTCGGCTTTGACCCATATCCTGGAACGCTGAACGTCCGCGTTCTCTTCCCCAAGACAGTCTTCGACGCCCTCTGCGGCGTGAGGCCCGTCATTCTCCCGGGCTTCGTGAAGGACGGAAGAACCTTTGGGGACGTCAAGGCGTACCGCGTGAGGATAGGTGAGGTCGAGGGGGCCATCGTGATACCCTCCAGAACGGTCCACCCACCAAAGATAGCCGAGATAGTGGCGCCGGTTTACCTGAGGGAAAAGCTCGACCTCAATGACGGTGACAGGATAACCATACGGGTCGTGAAACCATGA
- a CDS encoding PRC-barrel domain-containing protein — protein sequence MVMRLSKLYGKQIYNTRGYYVGYVDEILIEIDRGRGKVLALGLPGEKVGVPYDRVTAIGDIILVKAKEE from the coding sequence ATGGTGATGCGCCTCTCGAAGCTCTACGGCAAGCAGATTTACAACACCAGGGGCTATTACGTCGGCTACGTCGATGAGATTCTAATCGAAATCGACAGGGGCAGGGGAAAGGTGCTCGCCCTGGGCCTGCCTGGAGAAAAGGTCGGCGTCCCCTACGACCGGGTCACCGCGATAGGGGACATAATACTGGTGAAGGCGAAGGAGGAGTGA
- a CDS encoding DHH family phosphoesterase yields MRVLVLGGGAIGRSIAESLRGEFDVTIIEKDEIRAKALEESGFHVVQGDFSYTATLLKAGIDRAELVIITTMNVDTIRKTVYVIRTNNKEVPIVTVLPDDLGLDDLVAQINEEYEAEVKVDYAVSPGSALKEALVRTVERIGERKNANLLVKKLKELRSQSEWLLIVMHDNPDPDAIASAVALSVIAQTLGFKTQIVYGGEIAHHENRAFVNLLGIDLRKVSRGSYELKRYPFIALVDCQPNGNLTTLEQSDYERIKILIDHHQILQHLQELIPEDAFLDIRPDVHSSSAILAEYLRMLNISLSPLLATALFYGIYIDTKKFSKLSHVDLKAIEFLAGKVDYELLDKIEHPDISTETAEILAKAIMNRRIYKNVVISNVGFITNRDAIAESADFLLRLEGINTVLVFGIVDDRIEISARTRDVRVNIGAVLREAFGDIGSGGGHSQSGGARIPLGIFKLAKDKSSLLRLAEEAITEKFLEALKVKEG; encoded by the coding sequence ATGCGGGTGCTGGTACTTGGAGGAGGGGCAATTGGCCGTTCCATCGCCGAGTCCCTCAGGGGCGAGTTTGACGTGACGATCATAGAGAAAGATGAAATACGCGCCAAGGCCCTGGAGGAGAGCGGGTTTCACGTCGTCCAGGGGGACTTCTCCTACACCGCCACGCTCCTCAAGGCGGGCATAGACCGGGCCGAGCTCGTTATAATAACCACCATGAACGTGGACACCATCAGGAAGACGGTTTATGTAATCAGGACCAACAACAAGGAGGTTCCGATAGTTACGGTTCTCCCCGATGACCTCGGCCTGGACGATCTCGTGGCTCAAATAAACGAGGAGTACGAGGCCGAGGTCAAGGTTGATTACGCCGTTTCACCAGGAAGCGCTCTCAAGGAAGCCCTGGTCAGGACGGTTGAGCGGATCGGGGAGCGGAAGAACGCGAACCTTCTCGTCAAGAAGCTCAAGGAGCTCAGGAGTCAGAGCGAGTGGCTCCTCATAGTGATGCACGACAACCCCGACCCTGATGCGATAGCCAGTGCGGTGGCGCTGAGCGTCATAGCCCAGACCCTCGGCTTCAAGACCCAGATAGTCTACGGCGGCGAGATAGCGCACCACGAGAACAGGGCCTTCGTGAACCTGCTCGGCATCGACTTGAGGAAGGTATCGCGCGGCTCCTACGAGCTGAAGCGCTACCCGTTCATAGCCCTTGTGGACTGCCAGCCGAACGGAAACCTCACGACCCTTGAGCAGTCTGACTACGAGAGGATAAAGATACTCATAGACCACCACCAGATACTCCAGCACCTCCAGGAGCTTATCCCCGAGGACGCGTTCCTCGACATAAGGCCCGACGTCCACTCTTCCTCGGCGATTCTCGCGGAATACCTCAGAATGCTCAACATCTCGCTCTCCCCCCTGCTGGCGACGGCGCTCTTCTACGGGATATACATAGACACCAAGAAGTTCTCCAAGCTCAGCCACGTTGATTTGAAAGCCATAGAGTTCCTCGCCGGCAAAGTAGACTACGAACTCCTCGACAAGATAGAGCACCCGGACATAAGCACCGAGACTGCCGAGATACTGGCGAAGGCAATAATGAACAGGCGCATCTACAAGAACGTGGTCATAAGCAACGTCGGCTTCATCACGAACCGCGACGCCATAGCCGAGTCCGCCGACTTCCTGCTCCGGTTGGAAGGCATAAATACCGTCCTCGTCTTCGGAATCGTCGATGACAGGATAGAGATATCCGCCAGGACGAGGGACGTCAGGGTGAACATCGGGGCGGTTCTCAGGGAGGCCTTCGGCGACATAGGAAGCGGCGGCGGACACTCCCAGTCCGGGGGGGCGAGGATACCCCTCGGCATATTCAAGCTCGCCAAGGACAAGAGCTCGCTCCTGAGGCTGGCGGAGGAGGCCATAACGGAGAAGTTCCTGGAGGCGCTAAAAGTTAAAGAGGGCTGA
- a CDS encoding DUF2226 domain-containing protein → MQLPDKRPLMENVVVTSAGELGELIQKALSKGNGAFLKIFAKKSDGKYYITVLLDRSKVLAAECLVVDTKQNLSGEEAISVLKSFVGKPMVVDVYDLDELELKLSVADNVEVYAQTPKVPLSELFQISGEGPPSESVKEEPPQKPSEPAMAAEAAASQVAVSAQPAVAEKPAPQAPAGKPEVIVNLTGGSIPERAFQVYAEDLLREAKRIRGLTINKIEFDANVGEGVVYLNVHIYGSSTGSSRDVEIAEKRMLHAVSKYAPVLLREAEVKPIIRDVSIIIDGQEVKPQEIVDKDKKKTGNVTKDGRITLSVLEDVWPYFSAYARTVINEIESAGIKVDKAHFDIRGRKEFEINLSLVVETSMTKDAVQRIVKDVVSRHARELGRSLKRYITVHNIDVETVSKSTSSTAVQTAAPVESGKAAEILAKKALLEKEVEQLLKEAGIDELSVLTEEKKKESEETVLRSRIEPAVETLKNRIHAELKLVPRVTFKWLKLNHEVKGTTVYVDIEASFIRENVGGLFGSFSGVSDDKIKQDIAATVQRVIKDVSREYGISMKVRRLNVIIR, encoded by the coding sequence ATGCAGCTGCCGGACAAGAGGCCACTCATGGAAAACGTGGTAGTAACATCTGCGGGGGAGCTTGGGGAGCTTATTCAGAAGGCTCTATCCAAGGGCAACGGAGCATTTCTGAAGATATTCGCTAAGAAATCGGACGGCAAGTACTACATAACGGTCCTCCTCGACAGGTCAAAGGTGCTGGCCGCGGAGTGCCTCGTGGTGGACACGAAGCAAAATCTATCAGGGGAGGAAGCAATAAGCGTGCTGAAGTCATTCGTCGGTAAACCGATGGTCGTTGACGTTTATGACCTCGATGAGCTGGAGCTCAAGCTGTCCGTGGCGGATAATGTTGAGGTTTACGCCCAGACCCCCAAGGTCCCCCTGAGCGAACTCTTCCAGATTTCCGGCGAGGGACCCCCCTCTGAGAGCGTAAAGGAAGAGCCGCCCCAGAAACCGAGCGAACCGGCAATGGCCGCGGAAGCGGCGGCGTCTCAGGTGGCAGTTTCAGCCCAGCCTGCCGTCGCGGAGAAGCCCGCGCCTCAGGCTCCCGCAGGAAAGCCGGAGGTCATTGTGAATCTTACAGGGGGAAGCATTCCCGAGAGGGCGTTCCAGGTCTACGCCGAGGACCTCCTCAGGGAGGCCAAGAGGATAAGGGGCCTCACGATAAACAAGATTGAATTCGATGCCAACGTTGGGGAGGGCGTGGTTTACCTCAACGTTCACATCTACGGCAGCTCAACCGGCAGTTCAAGGGACGTTGAGATAGCGGAGAAGAGAATGCTCCACGCCGTCAGCAAGTACGCACCGGTTCTCCTCAGGGAAGCCGAGGTCAAGCCGATAATCAGGGACGTGAGCATAATCATCGACGGTCAGGAGGTTAAGCCGCAGGAGATAGTGGACAAGGACAAGAAGAAGACCGGCAACGTGACAAAGGACGGCAGGATAACCCTCTCCGTTCTCGAGGACGTGTGGCCGTACTTCAGCGCCTACGCGAGAACCGTCATCAACGAGATAGAGAGCGCTGGCATAAAGGTGGACAAGGCGCACTTCGACATCAGGGGGCGCAAGGAGTTTGAGATCAACCTCTCCCTGGTTGTTGAGACAAGCATGACGAAGGACGCGGTTCAGAGGATAGTGAAGGACGTGGTGAGCAGGCACGCCAGGGAGCTTGGCAGGAGCCTGAAGCGCTACATAACCGTCCACAACATAGATGTGGAGACGGTATCCAAATCCACCTCCTCCACCGCCGTCCAGACAGCTGCCCCGGTTGAGAGCGGCAAGGCGGCAGAGATACTGGCGAAGAAGGCCCTCCTGGAGAAGGAGGTCGAACAGCTCCTCAAGGAGGCTGGAATAGACGAGCTCTCAGTCCTCACGGAGGAAAAGAAGAAGGAAAGCGAGGAGACCGTGCTCAGGAGCCGCATAGAACCCGCCGTGGAGACCCTCAAGAACAGGATTCACGCGGAGCTAAAGCTCGTCCCGCGCGTCACCTTCAAGTGGCTCAAGCTGAACCACGAGGTCAAGGGGACGACCGTTTACGTGGACATAGAGGCCAGCTTCATAAGGGAGAACGTCGGCGGGCTGTTCGGCTCGTTCTCCGGAGTTTCCGACGACAAGATAAAGCAGGACATAGCCGCCACGGTCCAGAGGGTCATCAAGGACGTGTCCAGGGAGTACGGAATTTCAATGAAGGTGCGGAGGCTCAACGTGATTATCCGCTGA
- a CDS encoding DMT family transporter produces MDALILGVLAALASAFSWAASTILIKAGMRDKSPVAANIFRLYAVSVMFTAIFLANGTFSKVAELSPKLLAVAFVSGAFGFVIGDYFYLNALKMMGVSRTVPITSTYPLWVILWASLFLGREVSAQIIVGAALVVSAIVVVRKAEEEERINPKGFLFAILAPISWSFAILTMDWLTGYVDVLTLAGIRMMFAALAVSLFLPRYAGELRRITLREALLLTGAAATGLLLGQYLFVYSINLVGSQISAPVSAINPIIASTLAILILKEPPNRKILEGLILAVLGVILISTG; encoded by the coding sequence ATGGACGCTCTAATCCTCGGAGTTCTGGCGGCGCTGGCATCGGCCTTCTCGTGGGCGGCATCGACGATACTGATAAAAGCCGGAATGCGGGACAAGAGCCCGGTGGCGGCCAACATCTTCCGCCTCTATGCTGTCTCGGTGATGTTTACGGCAATATTCCTCGCCAACGGCACCTTCTCGAAGGTCGCCGAGCTGTCGCCAAAGCTGCTCGCGGTTGCCTTCGTCTCGGGGGCCTTTGGATTCGTCATTGGCGACTACTTCTACCTCAACGCCCTCAAGATGATGGGCGTCTCAAGAACCGTTCCGATAACTTCCACCTATCCGCTATGGGTCATACTGTGGGCTTCCCTCTTCCTGGGGAGGGAGGTGAGCGCCCAGATAATCGTGGGCGCCGCGCTGGTGGTTTCCGCGATAGTGGTCGTGAGGAAGGCGGAGGAGGAAGAGAGGATAAACCCCAAGGGATTTCTCTTCGCGATCTTGGCCCCAATCTCCTGGAGCTTCGCGATACTCACTATGGACTGGCTCACCGGCTACGTGGACGTGCTCACGCTCGCGGGGATAAGAATGATGTTCGCGGCCTTAGCAGTGTCACTGTTCCTGCCGAGGTACGCGGGTGAGCTGAGGAGGATAACCCTTCGGGAAGCGCTTCTCCTGACCGGCGCCGCGGCCACCGGCCTGCTCCTCGGGCAGTACCTCTTCGTCTACTCGATAAACCTCGTCGGCTCACAGATATCGGCCCCCGTTTCGGCTATAAACCCGATAATAGCCTCCACCCTAGCGATATTAATCCTCAAGGAACCGCCCAACAGGAAGATACTTGAAGGACTTATTCTTGCCGTGCTGGGAGTGATACTCATCTCCACAGGCTGA
- a CDS encoding CBS domain-containing protein, producing MVIIPRPIDPQEIRRIRKELGITQEELAERAGVTQAYIAKLETGKVDPRLSTFNRILQALLECKRAQLTARDVMSSPVLSVKPYEKVEKVIKLMNEHNISQIPVIAGNKVVGSVTEKTLVRQSLEYEDIYDHKVMEVMEEPFPIVNEDEDLEVVKYLLEEHPAVLVQDREGKITGIITRVDIFRIGKGRA from the coding sequence ATGGTGATAATCCCCCGACCCATCGACCCCCAGGAGATAAGGCGAATCCGGAAGGAGCTCGGCATAACCCAGGAGGAGCTGGCGGAGAGGGCCGGCGTGACCCAGGCGTACATAGCCAAGCTAGAGACGGGAAAGGTCGATCCGCGACTCTCGACGTTCAACCGAATCCTTCAGGCTCTCCTCGAGTGCAAGAGGGCCCAGCTCACCGCCAGGGACGTCATGTCATCTCCGGTTCTCTCGGTCAAGCCCTACGAGAAGGTCGAGAAGGTCATCAAGCTGATGAACGAGCACAACATCTCCCAGATCCCGGTCATAGCGGGCAACAAGGTCGTCGGCTCCGTTACGGAGAAAACCCTCGTTAGACAGAGCCTCGAGTACGAGGACATCTATGACCACAAGGTCATGGAGGTAATGGAGGAGCCCTTCCCGATAGTGAACGAGGACGAGGACCTCGAGGTCGTCAAGTACCTCTTGGAAGAGCACCCTGCGGTTCTCGTCCAGGACAGGGAGGGCAAGATAACCGGGATAATCACGAGGGTGGACATCTTCCGCATAGGCAAAGGCAGGGCTTAA
- a CDS encoding ABC transporter substrate-binding protein: MKRTALLLLVLLIGAVVASGCLNGRETSTTPSTTPGTTPSTTPSETTSSPSPTETTTTPTPTETEKPYYPITVTDFANRTVTIEKAPERVVTLAPSITEDLYYLGLFERVVGVTDYDDFPPEVANVTRIGGYGQYANLEKIASLEPDLILADSYSLTILDQLEKIAPVVIVDPHSLDDIPRALDLLGRVFNAEEQAKRATAEFQAGLEEISSAVKDEPRIKVFYVVWNNPLMTAGGGTFISDVIELAGGENIFNDTTGWPTVSPEQVIERNPDVIILTPHCGMTVQDVYSGPLDNTKAAKSGKVYVIENENDLIHPSPRVVRGLETVARLLHPEAFKIEYPLTVTDFAGREVTIESEPMRIVTLAPSITESLFYIGAGDKVIGVTDYDDFPPAVKNITRIGGYGKYANLEAIASLEPDLILADGFSLEILGSLEKIAPVVVIDPKNLSQVYDAIELLGRVTNREEGARAVVTDMKARVVYVTSMVSDQPKVKTFFLLSYYNGYWTAGAGTFIDDLIRLAGGENIFGDVSGWGAASEEQIIARNPEVIIISPNAGIKPEDLCSGPLADVDAVKKGRVYVLSDENLVVRPGPRIVHGLEEIAEYLHPDVFNLQPQPLACNATAETGG; this comes from the coding sequence ATGAAGAGAACCGCCCTTCTGCTCCTGGTGCTCCTCATCGGAGCCGTCGTTGCCTCGGGCTGTCTGAACGGTAGAGAGACATCAACCACTCCGAGCACGACTCCCGGCACAACTCCCAGCACTACCCCGAGCGAGACCACCAGCTCTCCCAGCCCAACCGAAACAACGACCACCCCTACGCCCACCGAGACCGAGAAGCCGTACTATCCAATAACCGTAACGGACTTCGCCAACAGAACAGTTACCATCGAGAAAGCCCCCGAGAGGGTCGTAACCCTCGCGCCGAGCATAACCGAGGACCTCTACTACCTCGGCCTCTTTGAGAGGGTTGTCGGCGTTACCGACTACGACGACTTCCCGCCGGAGGTCGCGAACGTCACGAGGATAGGTGGCTACGGCCAGTATGCGAACCTGGAGAAGATAGCGTCGCTCGAGCCCGACCTGATTCTCGCGGACAGCTACTCGCTGACGATACTCGACCAGCTAGAGAAGATAGCCCCCGTCGTCATCGTGGATCCCCACAGCCTTGACGATATCCCAAGGGCCCTCGACCTCTTAGGCAGGGTGTTCAACGCCGAAGAGCAGGCAAAGAGGGCAACCGCAGAGTTCCAGGCGGGGTTGGAGGAGATAAGCTCGGCGGTGAAGGACGAGCCCAGGATTAAGGTCTTCTACGTCGTCTGGAACAACCCGCTTATGACCGCTGGAGGTGGAACCTTCATAAGCGACGTCATTGAGCTGGCGGGCGGAGAGAACATCTTCAACGACACCACCGGCTGGCCGACGGTGAGTCCCGAGCAGGTCATAGAGAGGAACCCGGACGTCATAATCCTCACCCCACACTGTGGCATGACCGTCCAGGACGTCTACAGTGGGCCGTTAGACAACACTAAGGCCGCCAAGAGTGGAAAAGTCTACGTCATCGAGAACGAGAACGACCTGATACACCCGAGCCCGCGCGTCGTCAGGGGCCTTGAGACCGTTGCCCGGCTCCTCCACCCGGAGGCCTTCAAGATCGAGTACCCGCTCACCGTGACCGACTTCGCGGGCAGGGAGGTGACCATCGAGAGCGAGCCTATGAGAATAGTCACCTTGGCTCCAAGCATAACGGAGAGCCTCTTCTACATAGGCGCGGGCGACAAGGTCATCGGGGTTACCGACTACGACGACTTCCCGCCGGCGGTTAAGAACATCACCAGGATAGGCGGCTACGGCAAGTACGCCAACCTCGAGGCAATAGCATCGCTCGAGCCGGACCTCATTCTCGCGGACGGCTTCTCGCTGGAGATACTCGGGAGCCTGGAGAAGATAGCGCCGGTCGTCGTAATCGACCCCAAGAACCTAAGTCAGGTCTACGACGCCATCGAGCTCCTTGGAAGAGTAACCAACCGCGAGGAGGGCGCGAGGGCAGTCGTGACCGACATGAAGGCCAGGGTAGTCTACGTCACTTCCATGGTCTCCGACCAGCCAAAGGTCAAGACCTTCTTCCTCCTGAGCTACTACAACGGCTACTGGACGGCCGGAGCAGGAACCTTCATCGATGACCTCATAAGGCTCGCGGGCGGCGAGAACATCTTCGGCGATGTGAGCGGCTGGGGAGCGGCGAGCGAGGAGCAGATAATAGCCAGGAATCCAGAGGTCATAATAATCTCGCCCAACGCGGGGATAAAGCCCGAAGACCTCTGCTCCGGTCCCCTCGCGGACGTCGATGCGGTGAAGAAGGGAAGGGTCTACGTCCTCAGCGACGAGAACCTGGTCGTGAGGCCCGGGCCGAGGATAGTGCACGGGCTGGAGGAGATAGCCGAGTACCTGCACCCCGACGTCTTTAACCTTCAGCCCCAGCCCCTGGCCTGCAACGCAACGGCCGAGACCGGGGGCTGA